A stretch of Myroides oncorhynchi DNA encodes these proteins:
- a CDS encoding GNAT family N-acetyltransferase, with product MTTTNTGVTKLQVTLKNTTATLVKATLEHLEDAAMLFDMYRVFYRQESNYEKGKQFLKDRLSNDQSHIFLAYVDGQAVGFVQLYELFHYIKLEKQWLLSDLFVHPEYRGIGLSVAIIDRAKQWCDETNACGLMLETEKTNDIGNTLYPRCGFVYDGGHNYYYWWK from the coding sequence ATGACAACAACTAACACTGGAGTAACTAAACTACAAGTAACTCTTAAAAACACAACGGCTACTCTAGTAAAAGCAACTTTAGAACACTTAGAAGACGCAGCGATGTTATTCGATATGTATCGCGTATTCTACAGACAAGAATCTAACTACGAGAAAGGAAAACAATTCTTAAAAGACCGCCTATCAAATGATCAGTCACATATCTTCTTAGCCTATGTAGATGGGCAGGCAGTGGGATTCGTACAGTTATACGAACTGTTTCACTATATCAAACTAGAGAAACAATGGCTGTTAAGTGATCTATTCGTACACCCAGAGTACAGAGGTATTGGGCTATCAGTGGCGATTATCGACAGAGCGAAGCAGTGGTGTGACGAGACGAATGCGTGTGGACTTATGCTAGAAACAGAGAAGACGAACGACATCGGTAATACACTATACCCTAGATGCGGATTCGTATATGACGGTGGACATAACTATTACTACTGGTGGAAGTAG